The Rhodocytophaga rosea genome has a segment encoding these proteins:
- a CDS encoding AI-2E family transporter — translation MENYIKVKLPLYVKISLVLISIALIFVGLELGAGLMVPLCFSFLFALLLHPLCVKLESWRFPRVLAIFICLVTIIIVLGIILYFITSQILSFGEDLPGLQAKFTELLNDLHQYVSKTFGINKSNQLNYLRRSASTVMASSGAMVTNMLAYTTNTFADLGLMPVFIFFFLYYRSFFKQFLNKLFISTPNQNITEIMYKIQNVVKNYIMGLLLVMAIIAALNTVGLLILGIEYALFFGALAALLNIVPYLGIIIGSVFPIMMALLTKDSIWYAVGVAGVFTIVQLLEGNFITPSIVGSKVSVNPLAAIIALIIGGILWGPSGMILSIPFTAIAKVILDNIEPLEPFGFLLGEPPVPADKNPQGDFINDFKKEVKETITQETVTQSPL, via the coding sequence ATGGAAAATTATATAAAAGTTAAACTGCCTCTGTATGTAAAAATAAGCCTGGTGCTGATTAGCATTGCCCTCATCTTTGTAGGTCTGGAACTGGGAGCTGGGCTTATGGTCCCCTTGTGCTTTTCATTCCTTTTTGCCTTACTGCTGCATCCCTTATGTGTAAAACTGGAAAGCTGGCGTTTTCCAAGGGTATTGGCTATTTTTATCTGCCTGGTTACTATTATTATAGTACTGGGAATCATTCTGTATTTTATTACATCGCAGATATTAAGTTTTGGTGAAGACCTGCCCGGCTTACAAGCTAAGTTTACGGAACTCCTCAACGATTTACATCAGTATGTATCGAAAACATTTGGGATTAACAAAAGTAATCAACTGAACTATCTGCGCCGGTCTGCAAGCACGGTGATGGCATCCAGTGGGGCGATGGTAACCAATATGCTTGCCTATACTACTAACACCTTTGCCGACCTGGGGCTGATGCCGGTTTTTATATTTTTCTTTCTGTATTACCGCTCGTTTTTCAAGCAGTTTTTAAATAAACTCTTTATCAGTACCCCTAACCAGAATATCACAGAGATTATGTATAAGATTCAGAATGTGGTAAAAAACTATATTATGGGTTTATTGCTGGTAATGGCTATTATCGCTGCCTTAAATACAGTAGGATTACTGATTCTGGGAATTGAATATGCTTTATTCTTTGGGGCTTTAGCTGCTTTGCTCAATATTGTTCCCTACCTGGGAATCATTATAGGTTCCGTTTTTCCCATTATGATGGCATTGCTCACCAAAGATTCTATCTGGTATGCAGTGGGAGTTGCCGGCGTATTTACGATTGTGCAGTTGCTGGAGGGTAATTTTATCACTCCTAGTATTGTAGGCTCAAAGGTGAGCGTAAATCCACTGGCTGCCATTATTGCCTTGATTATCGGAGGCATTTTATGGGGACCTTCGGGTATGATTCTGTCTATCCCTTTTACAGCTATTGCTAAAGTTATTCTCGATAATATTGAGCCCCTGGAGCCGTTTGGCTTTTTACTGGGTGAGCCTCCGGTACCTGCCGACAAAAATCCGCAGGGAGATTTTATTAATGATTTTAAAAAAGAAGTAAAGGAAACTATTACACAGGAGACGGTAACACAATCACCATTATAA
- a CDS encoding PspC domain-containing protein → MTKKLKRSQTNRKITGVCGGIAEYLNIDATIIRIIFVIATIVGFGSPVLIYLILMFIMPDEY, encoded by the coding sequence ATGACTAAGAAACTCAAAAGATCCCAAACCAACCGTAAAATCACAGGCGTTTGCGGAGGTATTGCTGAATACCTGAATATAGATGCCACCATCATCCGGATTATTTTTGTGATCGCAACAATAGTAGGATTCGGTTCGCCCGTTCTTATCTACCTGATACTTATGTTCATTATGCCGGATGAATATTAG
- a CDS encoding glycosyltransferase family 9 protein, with protein MKLLKSIIISRTDNLGDVVLTLPMAGMLKSILPDVKIYFIGKAYTKPVIIASRHVDEFIDRESILKNPELLQRIQADAIIHVFPDKKIARLAKEANIPIRVATSHRWFHWLFCNKLVNLSRKNSILHEAQLNLQLLKPLGIERTPALTEIAQRYGLSATRFSLPATIAALIQPDKFNLILHPKSKGSAREWPLSHYLELVKQLHADQFQIFITGTETEGQQIREQLPALFNFEHVHNLTGKLNLEQLISFIDNVDGLLACSTGPLHIAAALDKYALGIYPPMRPIHPGRWAPVGEKAEVLCLDKTCNDCRKTQYCTCIQSITVEQAKDKITAWLPSYVSNNQA; from the coding sequence ATGAAGTTATTAAAAAGCATCATTATCAGCCGTACCGATAATCTGGGTGATGTCGTATTGACCTTACCGATGGCTGGTATGCTGAAATCTATCTTGCCGGATGTAAAAATATATTTCATTGGAAAGGCTTATACCAAACCAGTCATTATTGCCAGCCGCCATGTAGATGAATTTATTGACCGGGAAAGTATTCTTAAAAATCCTGAATTATTACAGCGGATTCAGGCAGATGCGATCATTCATGTATTTCCGGATAAAAAAATAGCCAGACTTGCGAAAGAAGCCAATATTCCTATCAGGGTCGCCACCAGTCACCGCTGGTTTCACTGGCTGTTCTGCAATAAACTGGTAAACCTGAGCCGCAAAAATTCAATTCTTCACGAAGCACAACTAAACCTTCAATTATTAAAGCCTTTAGGTATAGAAAGAACCCCGGCTTTAACCGAAATTGCACAACGGTATGGACTATCTGCAACGAGATTTTCTTTACCGGCTACGATTGCTGCCTTAATACAGCCAGATAAATTCAACCTCATTCTGCATCCCAAATCCAAAGGAAGCGCCAGAGAGTGGCCGCTTTCTCATTACCTGGAACTAGTAAAACAACTGCATGCCGACCAGTTTCAGATATTTATTACCGGTACAGAAACTGAAGGGCAACAGATACGCGAACAATTACCAGCCCTGTTCAATTTTGAGCATGTACATAACCTGACTGGTAAACTTAACCTGGAGCAACTTATTAGCTTTATCGACAATGTGGATGGCCTTCTGGCTTGCAGTACCGGACCTTTACATATTGCAGCGGCTCTCGATAAATACGCCCTAGGAATTTATCCGCCGATGCGGCCCATTCACCCTGGCCGGTGGGCACCTGTCGGCGAAAAAGCAGAAGTATTATGCTTAGATAAAACCTGTAACGATTGCCGGAAAACGCAGTATTGTACGTGTATACAATCTATTACCGTTGAACAAGCCAAAGATAAAATTACGGCCTGGTTGCCTTCGTATGTTTCTAATAACCAGGCATGA
- a CDS encoding MbnP family protein, which translates to MLRRFLSRTVFILLFLPLSFTACKKDDQQMIPGKVTLQFNPVVDGQDLVLDDQEFTNSAGNKYKVEKLKYYVSKLKLTRSDGSIVEFPDGYFLIEETSLSNRREISLENVPAGNYSSFSFAIGVDSARNFSTEMVGDLNPNNDMAWNWVSGYKFFMLEGKFTTAANATDAMVFHIGGNRSYRTIGLSTSSTGGLAAIQIKANSNTIIELNADINKLFNATTTIDLNTINAIMQPGEEADKIANNYATGMFTLKNVRLE; encoded by the coding sequence ATGTTACGCCGATTCTTGTCTAGAACAGTATTTATACTTCTATTTCTCCCTCTTAGCTTTACAGCCTGCAAGAAAGACGACCAGCAGATGATTCCTGGAAAAGTAACTTTGCAATTCAATCCGGTGGTAGATGGGCAGGATCTGGTGCTGGACGATCAGGAATTCACCAATTCCGCCGGCAATAAGTATAAGGTAGAAAAATTGAAGTATTATGTAAGCAAACTTAAATTAACCAGATCGGATGGTTCAATTGTAGAATTTCCGGATGGGTACTTCCTAATCGAAGAAACCAGTTTATCTAACCGCCGTGAAATAAGCCTGGAGAATGTACCGGCCGGAAATTATTCTTCCTTTTCTTTTGCCATTGGTGTAGATAGTGCACGAAATTTTTCCACAGAAATGGTAGGTGATCTCAACCCCAACAATGATATGGCCTGGAACTGGGTATCGGGCTATAAATTTTTTATGCTCGAAGGAAAATTCACCACTGCAGCTAATGCCACCGATGCTATGGTATTTCATATTGGCGGTAACCGTTCTTACCGCACTATTGGCCTCAGTACATCGTCCACCGGTGGGCTTGCTGCAATCCAGATCAAAGCAAACAGCAATACGATTATTGAACTGAATGCGGATATAAATAAACTTTTTAACGCAACAACCACTATTGATCTTAATACAATTAATGCCATTATGCAGCCTGGTGAGGAGGCAGATAAGATTGCAAATAACTATGCTACTGGTATGTTTACTTTAAAAAACGTCCGGTTAGAATAA
- a CDS encoding M28 family metallopeptidase, with protein MRKIHIILIAFWLSSYLAYAQQEPVDLQMVEKIKEEGLQRSQVMKTAFYLTDVIGPRLSGSDGLKRANEWTRQQLTEWKLEKAAIEPWGQFGKGWDIEKSYVAMTVPYYQPLIASPKAWTPSTNGIVKGKIILVKAEKEEDLAQYKGKLKDKMVLVQTAANIKTTFEADAKRYTDEELAKMVAATPIASSSSSMSPERIAEYRARRALREKISQFLQEEGAAVVISNGRGMHGTYFTSNGASYAPDAKPVLPEMEMAAEHYARVQRLLEAQIEVEIETEIKTRFNTDLTGYNVVAEIPGTDKKLKNELVMVGAHLDSWHAATGATDNAAGSAVMMEAMRILKAVGVKPRRTIRIALWGSEEQGLHGSRNYVKNHFADPETMSLLPDHAKLSAYYNVDNGTGKIRGVYLQGNEALRPVFEAWLAPFKDMGASSVTIRNTGGTDHLAFDAVGLPGFQFIQDEIDYSTRTHHTNMDTYERLQEEDLKQAAVIVASFVYHTAMRDQKLTRKELPVAKAAGTN; from the coding sequence ATGAGAAAAATACATATTATTTTGATAGCATTCTGGCTGTCGAGTTACCTGGCGTATGCCCAGCAAGAGCCTGTAGACCTTCAAATGGTTGAAAAGATCAAAGAAGAAGGTTTGCAACGCTCGCAGGTAATGAAAACGGCTTTCTACCTTACCGATGTGATCGGCCCCAGGCTATCTGGCTCCGACGGTCTAAAACGCGCCAATGAATGGACACGTCAGCAACTCACCGAATGGAAACTGGAAAAAGCTGCCATTGAGCCCTGGGGGCAATTCGGCAAAGGCTGGGACATTGAAAAATCCTATGTAGCCATGACCGTTCCCTACTATCAACCTTTAATTGCCTCTCCCAAAGCCTGGACACCCAGTACCAATGGGATAGTAAAAGGTAAAATAATTCTGGTAAAAGCAGAGAAAGAAGAAGACCTCGCCCAGTACAAAGGGAAACTGAAAGATAAAATGGTACTGGTTCAAACTGCTGCCAATATAAAAACAACGTTTGAAGCAGATGCCAAAAGATACACCGATGAAGAACTGGCAAAAATGGTGGCTGCTACTCCAATTGCCTCTTCCAGTTCGAGCATGTCACCAGAACGTATCGCCGAATACCGTGCCCGCCGGGCTTTACGTGAAAAAATAAGCCAGTTTTTGCAGGAGGAAGGCGCTGCCGTGGTTATTTCGAACGGGAGAGGAATGCATGGAACGTATTTTACTTCTAATGGTGCTTCTTATGCTCCGGATGCAAAACCTGTTCTACCCGAAATGGAAATGGCTGCTGAACATTATGCCAGAGTTCAGCGTTTGCTTGAAGCACAAATAGAAGTGGAAATTGAAACAGAAATCAAAACCCGTTTCAATACAGATCTGACCGGATATAATGTGGTTGCAGAAATTCCCGGAACTGATAAAAAGCTCAAAAATGAACTGGTAATGGTAGGCGCACACTTGGATTCCTGGCATGCCGCCACCGGCGCTACCGATAATGCAGCTGGGTCTGCCGTAATGATGGAAGCCATGCGTATTTTAAAAGCTGTAGGTGTAAAACCCCGTCGTACGATCCGGATTGCTTTATGGGGCTCTGAAGAACAAGGCTTACATGGTTCGAGAAATTATGTAAAAAATCATTTTGCTGACCCGGAAACCATGAGTTTACTGCCAGATCATGCCAAACTTTCGGCATATTATAATGTAGATAACGGAACTGGTAAAATCAGAGGGGTTTATCTGCAGGGCAATGAAGCCTTACGCCCTGTATTTGAAGCCTGGCTGGCTCCTTTTAAAGACATGGGTGCTTCCTCAGTAACCATCCGGAATACTGGTGGCACTGATCACCTGGCTTTTGATGCAGTAGGCTTACCAGGATTTCAGTTTATACAAGATGAAATAGATTACAGTACCCGCACCCATCATACCAATATGGATACTTATGAGCGGTTACAAGAAGAAGATCTGAAACAAGCCGCCGTGATTGTAGCTTCGTTTGTATATCACACCGCCATGCGGGATCAGAAACTAACGAGAAAAGAATTACCAGTAGCCAAAGCTGCCGGAACCAACTAA
- the gmk gene encoding guanylate kinase, whose protein sequence is MAFSGKLIIFSAPSGSGKTTIVKHLLAQNPNLGFSISACTRDKRGRNEENGKDYYFLTPEEFKQKIDNNEFVEWEQVYVGAFYGTLKSEIERIWSLGKHVLFDVDVKGGLSLKKHYGHKALAIFVKVPSLELLEQRLRIRGTDSEESISRRLFKVKFEMSFENQFDVTLVNEDLEKTLVKAQLLVDDFLK, encoded by the coding sequence ATGGCTTTTTCTGGCAAACTTATTATCTTCTCGGCACCCTCCGGTTCTGGAAAAACTACTATTGTTAAACACCTTTTAGCCCAAAATCCAAACCTGGGCTTTTCTATTTCTGCCTGTACCAGAGACAAACGGGGGCGCAATGAAGAAAATGGAAAAGATTATTATTTTTTAACCCCGGAAGAATTCAAGCAGAAAATAGACAATAACGAATTTGTAGAGTGGGAGCAGGTATATGTAGGCGCATTTTATGGCACCTTGAAATCTGAAATAGAAAGAATCTGGAGCCTGGGCAAACATGTATTATTTGATGTAGATGTAAAAGGAGGGCTCAGCCTGAAAAAACATTATGGCCACAAAGCGCTGGCTATTTTTGTGAAGGTACCTTCTTTAGAATTGCTCGAACAGCGATTGCGCATCAGGGGTACAGATAGTGAAGAAAGTATCTCCCGCCGCTTGTTTAAGGTAAAATTTGAAATGTCGTTTGAAAACCAGTTTGATGTAACCCTGGTAAACGAAGATCTGGAAAAGACCTTGGTAAAAGCCCAGTTACTGGTAGACGATTTTTTGAAATAA
- a CDS encoding glycosyltransferase family 2 protein → MPLAVQLSVVIITFNEEKNIARCINSVYEIADEILVVDSYSTDRTREICLQKGVRYIQHLFEGHIEQKNFALSQATYPYVLSLDADEALSKELIASIQIIKRNWTTDGYTMNRLSSYAGKWVRHCGWYPDRKIRLWDIRKGMWGGYNPHDKVVMQEGSTLGHLNGDILHHAYQNASELVSKIQKYSSIYASANRFKKKSSPVKIAYKSIFAFFRNYILQAGFLDGYEGFIISVSNANGVFYKYTKLYEINQMLTVSLIITTYNRKEALELVLLSVLNQTDMPDEIIIADDGSMPDTAQMIRSYAKKFPVPLLHCWHEDNGFRLAEIRNKAIAMAKSEYMIMVDGDMVLSSNFIKSHKKAATKGYFLQGSRVLLSEKVTRRSIENKRIDFWPFQQGITNRFNAMHMPILSKVFSVHQGKFSLKGIRGCNMAFWKEDAMKVNGFNENFVGWGREDSEFAVRLFNNNIRRRNLKFGGVAYHLYHPEHTRDCLAVNQMLLQKSIDEQLKFCDKGINRHILQHEKVSVNE, encoded by the coding sequence ATGCCTCTTGCCGTTCAACTTTCAGTAGTTATTATTACCTTCAATGAAGAAAAAAACATTGCCAGGTGTATTAACTCGGTATATGAGATAGCCGACGAAATTCTGGTAGTGGATTCTTATTCTACTGATAGAACCAGAGAAATTTGTTTGCAGAAGGGAGTCAGGTATATACAGCATCTTTTTGAAGGACATATAGAGCAAAAAAACTTTGCTTTGTCTCAGGCAACCTATCCATATGTGCTTTCACTGGATGCCGACGAAGCTTTATCCAAGGAATTGATAGCCTCCATACAGATAATAAAGCGCAACTGGACAACGGATGGCTATACTATGAACCGGCTCAGCAGTTATGCAGGTAAATGGGTTAGGCATTGCGGCTGGTATCCCGATCGTAAAATCCGCTTGTGGGACATTAGGAAAGGCATGTGGGGAGGCTATAATCCACACGACAAGGTCGTGATGCAGGAAGGAAGTACCCTAGGGCATCTGAATGGCGATATTTTACACCATGCCTACCAGAATGCTTCAGAGTTGGTTTCAAAAATTCAGAAATATTCCTCTATTTATGCCAGTGCTAACCGGTTTAAAAAGAAATCTTCTCCTGTTAAAATCGCTTATAAATCAATATTTGCCTTTTTCAGGAACTATATCTTGCAGGCAGGTTTTTTAGATGGGTACGAAGGCTTTATTATTTCAGTATCTAATGCCAATGGCGTATTTTATAAGTATACCAAGTTGTATGAAATCAACCAGATGTTAACAGTATCTCTTATTATTACTACCTACAACCGGAAGGAGGCGCTAGAACTTGTGTTGTTGAGCGTGCTGAACCAGACAGACATGCCGGATGAAATTATTATTGCCGATGATGGCTCTATGCCGGATACTGCCCAGATGATCAGAAGTTATGCAAAAAAGTTCCCGGTGCCTCTCTTGCATTGCTGGCATGAGGACAATGGATTTCGGCTAGCGGAAATACGCAATAAAGCCATTGCTATGGCTAAGTCAGAATATATGATTATGGTAGACGGCGATATGGTATTGTCGAGCAATTTCATAAAAAGCCATAAAAAGGCAGCTACAAAAGGGTATTTCCTGCAAGGTTCCAGGGTGCTGCTCTCCGAGAAAGTTACCAGGCGTAGCATTGAGAACAAAAGAATTGACTTCTGGCCTTTTCAGCAGGGAATTACGAATCGCTTTAATGCCATGCATATGCCTATTTTATCCAAGGTGTTTTCGGTACATCAAGGTAAATTCAGTCTGAAAGGAATACGGGGATGTAATATGGCTTTCTGGAAAGAAGATGCCATGAAGGTAAATGGATTCAATGAAAATTTTGTAGGATGGGGCCGGGAAGACAGTGAGTTTGCCGTACGGCTGTTCAATAATAATATCCGCCGGCGCAATCTTAAATTCGGAGGTGTAGCCTATCACTTATACCATCCTGAACATACAAGAGATTGTCTGGCTGTAAACCAGATGCTCTTACAAAAATCCATTGATGAACAATTAAAGTTCTGTGATAAAGGAATAAACCGGCATATACTGCAACATGAAAAAGTTTCTGTGAATGAATAA
- the nadD gene encoding nicotinate (nicotinamide) nucleotide adenylyltransferase, with amino-acid sequence MKIGLFFGSFNPIHIGHLIIANIMAENTELQAVWFVVSPQNPFKKSNSLLHEFDRLDMVEMAIDDNPRLKATDIEFHLPKPSYTIDTLTVIQEKFPQHSFRLIIGEDNLVQFTKWKNYQQILQYFGLYVYPRPGSAKSDLIQHPQVKVVEAPLLDISATFIRERIRQNKSVRYLVPDRVEQYIMRKKFYM; translated from the coding sequence ATGAAGATTGGATTATTCTTTGGTTCCTTCAATCCTATTCATATCGGCCACCTGATTATTGCCAACATTATGGCCGAAAACACAGAATTACAGGCTGTGTGGTTTGTGGTTTCTCCACAGAATCCCTTCAAAAAAAGCAACTCACTCTTACACGAATTCGACAGGCTGGATATGGTTGAAATGGCCATCGATGACAATCCCCGTTTGAAAGCTACCGATATTGAATTTCATTTGCCAAAACCCAGTTATACCATCGATACGCTTACCGTGATCCAGGAAAAGTTTCCCCAGCATTCATTCCGATTGATCATTGGAGAAGATAATTTAGTGCAGTTTACCAAGTGGAAAAATTACCAGCAGATCCTGCAATACTTTGGCTTATATGTATATCCCAGACCTGGTTCAGCCAAAAGTGATTTAATTCAACATCCGCAGGTAAAAGTGGTAGAGGCTCCTCTACTTGATATTTCGGCTACTTTTATCAGGGAACGTATCCGGCAGAATAAATCCGTCAGGTACTTGGTGCCCGACCGGGTGGAACAGTATATTATGCGGAAGAAATTTTATATGTAA
- a CDS encoding sigma-70 family RNA polymerase sigma factor produces the protein MSDVPAQNYTEKEKYRIFDQEFMPHINSMYNFAYRLTVDEDEAKDLVQDTYLKAFRFITSFQKGTNAKAWLFRILKNSFINDYRKKSKEPAKVDYQEVETFYNSDEADADNITVDLRVESVQEMIGDEVANALNSLAVDFRTVIILCDIEGFTYEEMAKILDIPIGTVRSRLHRARNLLKEKLKTYAKTMGYGD, from the coding sequence ATGTCAGACGTTCCGGCTCAGAACTATACAGAAAAAGAAAAATACAGGATTTTTGACCAGGAGTTTATGCCCCACATCAACTCTATGTACAATTTTGCCTATCGCCTGACGGTGGACGAAGACGAAGCCAAAGATCTGGTACAGGATACATATTTAAAAGCATTCCGTTTTATTACTTCTTTCCAGAAAGGAACTAACGCCAAAGCATGGTTGTTCCGGATATTAAAAAACAGCTTCATCAACGATTACCGGAAAAAGAGTAAAGAACCGGCCAAAGTTGATTATCAGGAAGTCGAAACTTTTTATAATTCGGATGAAGCAGATGCAGATAATATCACAGTAGACCTGCGGGTAGAATCTGTACAGGAAATGATCGGCGATGAGGTAGCTAATGCCTTAAATTCTCTGGCAGTAGATTTCAGAACAGTGATTATTTTATGCGATATAGAAGGATTTACCTATGAAGAAATGGCTAAGATTTTGGACATTCCTATTGGTACAGTCCGTTCGAGATTACACAGAGCCCGTAACCTGCTGAAAGAAAAATTAAAAACATATGCCAAAACCATGGGATACGGCGATTAA
- a CDS encoding ABC transporter ATP-binding protein produces MKTYLRLIAYARPIGKFAFPYFIFAFLSILFGIANLALLIPLLDILFGTVKDENVQAMLVKPAFSFSLNYPVSLFNYYFSQFIVEYGKIGALKFVCGVVIGSVFLANLFKYLMQRILEKLKAHSVARLRQDVFTKALSLHLGYFSNERKGNIMSRITTDVQEVENSIASTFTAIFKDPINLVVYSASLFIISLKLTLFSLIVLPISGFVIAGLVKKMRKDARKGQESLGIIISILDETFGGMRVIKAFNADGYISRKFHQENERYKRLIRSMANKRELASPFSEFMGVTVVALILLYGGSLILSNQSDLSAAEFIAYIAIFSQVLRPAKDISNAISNIQRGIASGERVLALIDTPPAIQDKPKARVVSDFTKSITFDRVSFAYDNGVKVLKEVSFTLQKGKTIALVGPSGGGKSTIADLVPRFYDPLSGSVLIDGVDLRDCTTESIRNQMGIVTQESILFNDTIFNNIAFGKEATEEEVIQAAKIANAHQFIIQTANGYQTVIGDRGAKLSGGQRQRISIARAILKNPPILILDEATSALDTESEKLVQEALNNLMQNRTSLVIAHRLSTIQHADEILVVQNGQIVEHGNHDDLLEINGGVYKKLNMMQAI; encoded by the coding sequence ATGAAGACTTACCTAAGATTAATTGCCTACGCCCGTCCCATCGGAAAATTCGCTTTTCCTTATTTTATATTCGCCTTTCTCAGCATTCTGTTTGGAATAGCTAATTTAGCCCTGCTGATTCCCCTTCTGGATATATTATTTGGAACAGTAAAAGACGAAAATGTACAGGCTATGCTGGTGAAACCTGCGTTTAGCTTCAGTTTAAATTATCCTGTGAGTCTGTTTAATTATTATTTCAGCCAGTTCATAGTAGAGTATGGAAAGATTGGCGCCCTCAAGTTTGTTTGTGGAGTAGTAATAGGTTCTGTTTTCCTGGCTAACCTCTTTAAGTATTTAATGCAGCGGATTCTTGAGAAATTAAAAGCTCACTCCGTAGCACGGCTCAGGCAGGATGTCTTTACCAAAGCGCTGTCTTTACATCTGGGGTATTTCTCCAATGAGCGCAAAGGCAATATTATGTCAAGAATTACTACCGACGTGCAGGAAGTGGAGAATTCCATTGCCAGCACGTTTACAGCTATTTTCAAAGACCCAATCAACCTGGTTGTATACTCAGCCTCTTTGTTTATTATTTCTTTAAAGCTTACCCTTTTCTCCTTAATTGTATTGCCTATATCAGGTTTTGTAATTGCCGGATTGGTAAAAAAAATGCGGAAAGATGCCCGGAAAGGACAGGAATCTTTAGGGATCATTATCAGTATTCTGGACGAGACTTTTGGAGGGATGCGGGTAATTAAAGCTTTTAATGCAGATGGATACATCAGCAGAAAGTTTCATCAGGAAAATGAGCGGTATAAGCGGTTGATCCGTTCCATGGCTAATAAACGGGAACTGGCATCGCCTTTCTCCGAATTTATGGGCGTTACAGTAGTGGCTTTGATTTTATTATATGGAGGTTCTCTTATTCTCTCCAATCAATCTGATCTATCAGCAGCAGAGTTCATTGCCTATATCGCCATATTTTCGCAGGTGTTACGTCCGGCCAAAGATATCTCTAACGCCATCTCTAATATTCAACGGGGAATTGCTTCCGGCGAACGGGTGCTGGCACTCATAGATACACCGCCAGCTATTCAAGACAAACCCAAGGCAAGAGTAGTGTCGGATTTTACAAAGAGCATCACTTTCGATAGAGTATCGTTTGCTTATGATAATGGCGTGAAGGTCTTAAAAGAAGTTTCGTTCACCTTACAAAAGGGAAAAACCATCGCCTTAGTCGGACCGTCAGGCGGAGGTAAATCTACGATTGCCGATCTGGTGCCCCGGTTTTATGATCCGCTTTCTGGCAGCGTGTTAATAGATGGCGTAGATTTGCGGGATTGTACCACTGAATCGATCCGAAATCAGATGGGGATTGTGACGCAGGAATCTATTTTATTCAACGATACCATTTTTAACAACATTGCATTCGGCAAAGAGGCCACTGAGGAAGAAGTGATTCAGGCTGCTAAAATTGCCAATGCCCACCAGTTCATTATTCAAACCGCAAATGGCTACCAAACGGTAATTGGAGATAGAGGTGCTAAACTTTCCGGCGGACAACGCCAGCGCATCAGTATTGCCAGGGCTATTCTCAAAAATCCGCCTATACTGATTCTGGATGAAGCAACTTCAGCATTGGATACTGAATCCGAAAAACTGGTGCAGGAAGCCTTAAACAATCTCATGCAAAATCGCACTTCGCTCGTTATTGCCCACAGGCTCAGTACCATTCAACATGCCGACGAAATTCTGGTCGTGCAGAACGGTCAAATTGTAGAACATGGCAACCACGACGACCTGCTCGAAATTAACGGTGGTGTGTATAAAAAGCTGAATATGATGCAGGCCATTTAA